In Simplicispira sp. 125, one DNA window encodes the following:
- a CDS encoding SDR family oxidoreductase, producing the protein MQYFVTGATGFIGKRLVKKLLERKGSVVYFLLRKESAGKVAELRSYWGVSAARAVPVFGDLTSRKLGVSAEDVKKLKGQIDHFHHLAAVYDLSADAESQAAVNIEGTRNTVEFAKAIDAGHFHHVSSIAAAGLYEGVFREDMFEEAEGLDHPYFLTKHESEKIVRQDCKMPWTVYRPAMVVGDSETGEMDKIDGPYYFFKLIQRMRQLLPPWMPAVGLEGGRINIVPVDFVVNAINVISHQKAIGKKCFHLVDPVGYRVGDVLDIFSRAAHAPRMNLFVNAALLGFIPKGIKKSLMAIAPVRRVRNAVLKDLGLPEDMLTFVNYPTRFDCRETLAALKGSGVECPNLKNYAWRIWDYWERHLDPELFIDRTLKGTVAGKVVLVTGGSSGIGLAAAHKFAEAGAITLICGRDQAKLDEACKEAKAKGYAFIAYAADIADMQDCDRFVQQLIADHGGVDFLINNAGRSIRRAIESSYDRFHDYERTMQLNYFGCLRVTMGLLPGMVEKRKGHVVNISSIGVLTNAPRFSAYVASKAALDAWTRCASSEFADQGVTFTTINMPLVRTPMIAPTQIYNNVPTLAPEEAADMIAQACIFKPVNIATRLGILGQVMHALVPRVAQIGMNASFRMFPDSTAAKGEKGGKPQLSAEAVALQQMMRGIHF; encoded by the coding sequence GCGTGGTGTATTTCCTGCTGCGCAAGGAAAGTGCCGGCAAAGTGGCCGAACTGCGCAGCTACTGGGGCGTGAGCGCCGCCCGCGCGGTGCCGGTGTTTGGTGACCTGACATCCCGCAAGCTCGGCGTTTCTGCCGAGGATGTGAAGAAGCTCAAGGGCCAGATCGACCATTTCCACCATCTCGCTGCCGTGTACGACCTGTCGGCCGATGCCGAGAGCCAGGCGGCCGTGAACATCGAGGGCACGCGCAACACGGTGGAATTCGCCAAAGCCATCGATGCCGGGCATTTCCACCATGTGTCCTCCATTGCGGCTGCGGGTCTGTACGAAGGCGTATTCCGCGAGGACATGTTCGAAGAGGCTGAAGGGCTGGACCACCCGTATTTCCTCACCAAGCACGAGAGCGAAAAAATTGTGCGCCAGGACTGCAAGATGCCCTGGACGGTGTATCGCCCCGCCATGGTGGTGGGCGACAGCGAGACCGGCGAGATGGACAAGATCGACGGTCCCTATTATTTCTTCAAGCTGATTCAGCGCATGCGCCAGTTGCTGCCCCCCTGGATGCCCGCGGTGGGCCTGGAAGGGGGGCGCATCAATATCGTGCCAGTGGACTTCGTGGTCAACGCCATCAACGTCATCAGCCACCAGAAGGCCATTGGCAAAAAGTGTTTCCATCTGGTGGACCCGGTGGGCTACCGCGTGGGCGATGTGCTCGACATCTTCAGCCGCGCTGCGCATGCGCCGCGCATGAACCTGTTTGTCAATGCAGCGCTGCTGGGTTTCATCCCCAAGGGCATCAAAAAAAGCCTGATGGCCATTGCCCCGGTGCGCCGCGTGCGCAACGCCGTGCTCAAGGACCTGGGCTTGCCCGAGGACATGCTCACCTTTGTGAACTACCCCACGCGCTTTGATTGCCGCGAGACGCTTGCGGCGCTCAAAGGCTCGGGCGTGGAGTGCCCCAACCTCAAGAACTACGCCTGGCGCATCTGGGACTATTGGGAGCGACACCTTGACCCCGAACTGTTCATCGACCGTACGCTCAAGGGCACGGTGGCGGGCAAGGTGGTGTTGGTAACGGGCGGTTCGTCGGGCATTGGCCTCGCTGCCGCGCACAAGTTTGCCGAAGCGGGCGCCATCACCCTGATCTGTGGGCGTGACCAGGCCAAACTCGACGAAGCCTGCAAAGAGGCCAAGGCCAAGGGGTATGCCTTTATCGCCTATGCCGCAGACATTGCTGACATGCAGGACTGCGATCGTTTCGTGCAGCAGCTCATCGCAGACCATGGCGGCGTGGATTTCCTCATCAACAACGCGGGGCGCTCCATCCGCCGTGCCATTGAATCGAGCTACGACCGTTTCCACGACTACGAGCGCACCATGCAGCTCAACTATTTTGGTTGCCTGCGCGTGACCATGGGCCTGCTGCCGGGCATGGTGGAAAAGCGCAAGGGCCATGTCGTCAATATCAGCTCCATTGGGGTGTTGACCAACGCACCGCGCTTTTCAGCCTACGTGGCCAGCAAGGCAGCGCTGGATGCCTGGACGCGCTGCGCATCGAGCGAGTTTGCCGATCAGGGCGTCACGTTCACCACCATCAACATGCCGCTGGTGCGCACGCCCATGATCGCGCCCACCCAGATCTACAACAATGTGCCCACACTGGCGCCTGAGGAGGCCGCCGACATGATCGCGCAGGCCTGTATCTTCAAGCCGGTGAACATTGCCACGCGCCTGGGCATTCTGGGGCAGGTCATGCACGCGCTGGTGCCGCGCGTGGCCCAGATCGGCATGAACGCCAGCTTCCGCATGTTCCCGGATTCGACCGCAGCCAAGGGCGAGAAAGGCGGCAAG